The DNA segment TGCACTTATTTGACTTTGATttcaggtttcttttttctgccaagCAATGTGTTTGGTCCAACAAGAAACATGTGTTAACGAGTTTTCATGCCATTTCATGGCAGCCATCCTCCGATGGTGGTCCCGACACAAACATCGACGAAGCCTCCAACACATTATCAATTATTCAACTGAAGGGAGAAGGAAGCAGAGAAGGATTGTAAATCTTTTGGTGCTAACTCCTGACAACCTGCAAGTTGTCTGCTTGTCACTACTTGCTGTACACTCTGATcctatcatcatcgtcgtcgtcatcgtcgtcgtcgtcatcatcatcatcatcatcatcatcatcatcatcaaatcaaaCGTTGCAACATTTCACTCCTTCAGAACATTAAGTCTGCCACTGGAACTGGTTACAGCTTTGCTCCCACCCGAGTGCACTTGATTGACACGGTCTACCCGGTGCGATGAAACATTGGAGAGGTGGATAATGTGTGCAGACATCATCATATCACAACAGTTCATCCGGCAGGCTTTAGAAGAGAGATAATCTGAGCTTAAGACACTCAAGCAAGAGTTCAGTCCGAGCATCAAGAGATTCTCACTCCAGTCTCCACCCTGCAGTCAGTTGATGGACAATGGCGGCACAGGATGGACAACCCGAGAGCCAGGTTTTCTCCCCTCCACAAGGTGTTTCATGAAATTCTGGTTAACTGACACCAAGAAGAAACCTAAGAGTTGTTTGCTACTCGACGGGTTCCTGTAAAtttctcttggttttttttttttctctccattttacCTTTCCTCGTGGATCTTCGTTTGGCAGACtatcaataaacaaaatgagagACGGAAAAATCACGTTCGGCTTTTCTGACCCTCTAGCAGTTTATTCTCTTCCTTTATTGCATTACTGGATGCAGTCTGTGGTCAAATGGATTCCGGACCATTCCGTCTCTTTCGATTAAGACTGTTGGTGGATTTCATTCCACAGTAAGACTGAGCTTAAAGACCTCGTGTGGAGGCAAGTGACCGTTTGATTGTGTGATTTGAATTCAGGACACGAGCAATCCTCACGAcaagtttctgtgtgtgtgttttttctgtcAATTTATGAACCTTGTAATTagaattttactgtttttgagGAGGCCGTGATGATTTCGATGTCAAATGAAGGCTTCTACTACAAAACCTTGGAGACAAGAGAATACATAGCATCCTAGTAAGTATTTAACATACTGCTAGTCAAGACAGCGCTCTGACAGGTCTTTAACACAATCTTCTCAGCACCAAGATTGTTGCTGATCAAGGTTCCTTCAATCTGTTGTTGTTCCTTCACAGTTGATACTCCGAAGATTTCCCCGATATTATTAACAGCAACaacttgaaaacaattttagaaAGTTAGAACAAATTGTGAACGAGCACAAGCTATCAGACATATATAAGAACCTGTTCGCTCCAGACAAACCCACACAttactgaacccaggacagagGTAGCCCCAAGACTAGCCACCAGGTGGGTTATAGTCTCAACATGAATTCCAGCTCTTTAGTCAGAAGTGTTCTGAGACAGCAGTCACTTTTAACTGAGGCGATGAAGCACTGAAATTCGGTACCAGTTCTTTACAACCTGAAAGAAATGCTTGAAAAACGTAAAAACGAAATCAGAAAGTGTTATTAGGTAGGTGTTGCTTGTTCTCTTTTTAagaattgtaaaaatattgctttaagGAGCAGGACTAGCACCTGGCATGCCACTCACCCACAAACATGACACCACTTTGccacctcaaaaaaaaacaacaaaaaacagacgTGAGTAGACACTTTATTTACATTCACCTAAAATAACTTCGTGCATTCTAAGGACACGTGAAGCAACGGTCCACTTGCTACGACTGTCATCTCCATCAAGCCCGTGAGAATTTCTTTGATCTGCGGCTTACATACAGTTCACCCTCGCCACCCATGATTAACCTAATCCAGGGGTGGggaattaattttcccaaggggccgcatgagaaattgggatggttttagagggccggactaatatagttaactcagttttacccaatactgtatatatagtatatatactggcgggcgggccggcctttgcccaggtctgacctAATCCCTGCCACCCGAGATGGAGGCTTGGCTCACACCAGCACCACGTGACCGTATGTGTGACGTAGAAAACCGTTTCTCTCCCAACCGCGCGgggttttatttcaaaatacaaGGGAGACGTGTGGTCGAGCGGATCGAGCTTTCAGAGCAGAAGTTTAACATTTTAAGCCCCGACTTGAAAACTGTTCCACCCCATCCAGGAATCCAGATTTTTAAGAGAGGCAGTGGACATAGGCGGTTGTTCCCCTTTGTGTATTCCATGCCCGCCAGGAGGCTCTGTGACCTTCACCTTTAACAAGAGTGTAACCTTGGCGGGACCAAGGAGTCAAGGACGCAAAGCTCCAGTGGCGGAgtatgttgtaaaaaaaaaatccctgttAATCGTAACCACGTGAGGTAGGCACAAACACTTTGTAACAACAGCACGTGACCGCTGAGAAACCCCACTCCTTGAAATAGCCTGCGTGGGGGCCACTGAGACATCGTTTGTCATGATTGTATGACAAGCAGGTCAACCACGTCCTTCGGAATCATAAGTGTTTGCAGAAAGAAGCTCATAAAGATCCAGGGAAGTAAAATACCAGCCCCCGCGCCATTCGCCTCTTTATTTCATTGAATGTATTTTGTTCATCGCAAGAAATTATTTCcaaaaatcagaaaacaaatacTTCTATTCTATTCGGAAGACACCGAACATAGGGCGCTACAATTCTTATTTGCATTTTCAGGTGGTCAACCATTGCCACAAATCATGAGACGATCGGTGCAGCCCCCAAAATGTCAGAAGCTAGAATTTAGCTAGGttcgcttttaaaaaaaagttgcaccccactagacctttaacctTGTCTGGTAAAGACTTCCTAATGATTATTTCTCGTCAGCAGCAGGGTGGGACCCAGGACCGTATATATCGCTTATGTTCGGTCCATGGTAGGACGACATGATGAAAGGTCTTCGTGAGGACACACGATTTCGTCCCTCCAAACAGTTCCTGACATCGGGCCCTAGTCTAAGCAGACTAACTTGAGGGTTAACAGAGGGCTCCAACAAAGTCTGGCCAAACGAATCGATGAGTACACTAGCGGGAAATCAATTCCAGAAGAAAAACCGCCCCACAAATATGGCATCAATTCGTTATCACGGCCATGGCGGGCAAGGAATCACTCAAATGTGTTAATACCCTGACTATGTGTTTGGAAATAAATGGGTGGAAGAATAATTATAGTCTGTTGTCTTGGACTTTCTTTCCATCCATTCGTCTATTCTACTTCCTTAAAGGTTTCCCTCAACCCACTCAACTCACTTCCGTCCAAACGAAATCAGTTCCGACTATCTGACCTTTTACTGACCACGGGAAGTCCTTGTGTAACATCTGATAATAAAGTCCGACTCGGTTAACTTATACTTCGTGTGGATTCcacgaaagaaaggaaggaaagagatgAGTGTGGTATTGATCCCGTTATTAACAAAGGGTCATAAAGCCTGCGGGAAAAATACAGCCATTGTGGACGGTCTGTGCCATGGAGACAATACATCAAGGAAGGAGCAGGAAGTTCAGAAGTTGTCGTCAGACGGAGACCACGTGGTCCTTCTGGCCATCCCGCTGACAGCGCCCCTGGGACTACATCTTCCGTCCCTCGCCGTCCTTATCAAAGGGCTTCTCACCTCACAGACCATGTGATGAGTGGCACAAATATTCGTGCTTCATGCTCGGAGTGGTTGGATGGATCAAATATTCTTGTCTGTCACTTCTTGGGTGGTTGTACGTGCGCGAGCTGGTAGGAAAGGACGGCGGGTGGAggcaaaagcaagaaaagaaggatactcattataattttttttctgctttttcctttttatgtgATCATTAATtcgttacattttttttctttttttcagtaacGTTATGATCTGACAGACCTAGCCCTAGATACTCAAGAAAAATCAGTTCACTCTTTAATCTTGCAAATTGAGGAACACAATAATGCAATTCATTAATACCATTCTTTGCCTTCTCCAAATCTCTTCTACAGACGAGAGGATTgtacgaagaaaaaaaaaaaggaagactcAGTGCGTTGTCATCTAATACAGTTTTTAGAGCTTCTAGATAAAAATTGATGTTCCTGAGAGCCAAAGACCAACGATGGGGTGTGAGGTGTCATCTAGTCCATCTCTATTCCCATCCCCGAGAAGGACGAGTGAGAGTAAACTATTGTGTCAGGGTGTTTGTGTCATGACGATATCTATCATGTGTCATAGCTACATATATAGTATCTACAACATGTGTCATGATTACTTTTAGTCCGTGCGTGTGTCATTAAGTACAGAGAACATGACAAAAAGGACATAAACTCTTCCCGTCACCCTTCTGTTCTCTTCATGTTCACGTcactgtgtgggtgtgtgatgtgtgcagtctttgtgtatattgtgtgtgtgtgtgtgagagagagagagagagagagagagagaaagacagttGGTATACGTGTTGAGGTTCATGAATATGCGCTGACACACATgagtgcgtgtatgtgtatggaCTTGTATGTACGTTCGAattccacacacatacacatgtattatgtatgaaaaaaaaaagaaagacatataATATtagacacaaatatttatttcttggcaTATTCTTTTCTGAGTTCCCTACAAACGAACATTAGTTCTTGACATTTACTGTCTGCATACACTAACTGACTCATTACTGGAGCAGGCGGCACCATTGTGTCTGTCAGCGGGCAACAACTCACCTCCAGTATATGGCGGTTACACATGATTTCACAGCTGAAGACTAACATCAAGGAAAGATAACTACGCTTGAGCTGGCATGAAGAGTTAACTCTGCCCCAACAAGCGGCCCACAAGACCGAAATGTGTTTCAGTAACAGAGAACAGACACAGTTATAACAATGGTTGCCATGGACACACAGTTCTAATGGTCTTTGACTTAGACACAGAGAGCAAGACAGCAGACAGACATCCACCCATGTATATCCATTCAGACCGTCGAGTGTAGAGCTGGTCCTGACAAATGTAGTCGCACAGGTTCCGGCGAGAAAACACGATCGACAGGCCCCCAGGACCTTACACCTTTACTCCCTTCAGGTGAGAAAACATGAGCTTGTTAAATACTGTGTCTATCGGCTCGAAATAATGTGATGGTCATTAATTACAAATCTGATCCGATGATCTCGTGCTGAAGCAACAGCTGGACACATGTTGGTGTTAGTAAGACCAGGCAACAGCTTCGCATCATCGCTTGAGACATGGAACCCTTGAGCCCCATCGTCCCTGACCTGCTTTTTTGTTGATCACAAGCTTTTTGAACACAATAAATATGTGACCGCGAGGTTGTATAGTCTTCTCTACAACTGGAGGCCCCCAATAATCTCTTGACTGGATAAAGATAGACAAGAGTGACTGGACAAAAAATCTTCCCTTATATCATCCGATTCAAGCAAAAGATGGGCTGGCAAAGAACAGTAGGTCGAGGTGTGAACCACTCCATCCCAACTCCGCCATGTAAGCCTTTGAATGCTCACCAAAATCAAAGTCCTGAGTGCAGACCTGTGTCTCCACAACAAATCAGGCAATTCCTAGGACAAACAATGCACAAGACCTGTCCTTAAAAAATGTTCAAGGCGTTGAATGAAAACAATTGTCAGGGCAGGAGAGTGCGTTACCATTGGGTCCAGAAAAACTCTGTCCATTTCTgtcaacaaaaagacaagagaACTTTGTTTCCCAGAATTTACTGTCTGCACGTGCAGTGTTTGGCTGCATTCGCAGAAAAAGTCTCGCTGCTGAAAGATAAAATACTTGTCTTTCACCATTGTCCCCAGCTATCACATTGATAAACGACCACGTGACCTCGTCCTCTATGTATGtcgtctgtctctctttcctctgTCGATGTCAAAAGTGCGGTTTACGGTTTGAAGCCTCCCTCTGATGTCTTGATGCGCACTGCATGCATTTTGTGCACGTGTCAATTCCCCTTCCATACTATCATCCCTTGATTGTGAGAAAAAGATGTTGTATATTGTTCACATCGAGTGTGAATCGTGTCAGTCCACGTCTGACATTAGAGAGATTAAACCAGCATTGTACCGTAGGTTTACACTTCTGTGCACCTCTCAGGGGTCGGAGGTCAGAAGGTCAAGAGTTCGATAAGCGCTGACCCGCCTTTCATCGCTATCTCGGCCAAGTTGCAAGAAGAATAtcatttttgacaaataatatactttaaatattatattcttGTATATCGATACTGAAAAATGGTTTGTGTGCGtcttaatattatttgtaaccATTTCGGTTACTATTTAAGCAGTTCGTTGAGTATGGTGTCAAAGATGAATCTTTTTCTAATTAATTggttgtgtatttgttttgttgggtaCTAAATGCTGGTGCTTATTGACTTATCAGTGAAGCAGATTCTCAAAGTTACTGCTGCTATTTAACTTTCTTGTTTCGTCTGTTCTTCGTgctatcaaaatatatttcgtGATAATACAGACATTTCATGCTAAtcctttggggttttttttctgtgtttcagATACGGATTTCAATCAttgctttgttttgtctcttcGTCTCTGATACGTGTTTCAGGTACTCGTTCAATCCGGCCGTGTTTCGCCTGTGTGTCAGATGACTTGTCATTCTATAAACATGCTGATGTTCTTCAAAATGCGTGTTTCGTGCCAACAGGTGCCAGCCAACATGCCTTTATTTCGCCTGTGTCTCACATCTGAGTTTCATGTTGCTAATCCTGCCTTTGTCTTGCCTGTTCTTTAGATAAGCTCTCCACGCGGCTTCGGTTCATTTGTGTGCAAGATGTGTATTTCACGGTCCTGACTCAGCCttcaattttgtttgtgttgccaGCGGCGCCATGGTGTGCCTCAATCTCACAGAGAACGACAACCACACCCTGGGTGGAGAGCGCGCACAGGAGCTCTTCGAAGaggtcagtcacgtgatctacgGCTTCATGCTTCCGGCGATCTGCGTCTTCGGGATGGTGGGCAACGTCCTGAACCTGACCATCCTGACCCGCCGCAAGCTGCAAAAGTCGTTCCGCACCCTGGAGCAGGCGGCCAACCTTTGTCTCATCTCGCTGGCCGTCAGCGACCTCATGTTCTGCATCTTCGCTTTCCCGACCATGTTCCTGCCCAAGAACGACTTGTACGACAGCAAAGGTCTACTACTGACCTACCGCGTCTACAACACCGCCGTCATTAACGTCTTCATCATGATCAGCACGTGGCTGACAGTGGCTATGTCGCTGGAGCGCTACCTGGCCATCTGCCACCCGCTGCGGCAGGACCTTTACCTGACCACCCGGCGTATTAAGATCGTCATAGTGCTCACATACATTCTCTCCTTCGTCTTCAACATCCCGGTGCTGTGGCGCTATGAGGTGCAGGAGGTGTGCCCGCAGGTGCTGGCGGCCAAAGCCAGGGTGCAGATGAACACCGCCCTACAAGCCTCCAGCAGCTATGGCGTCAACGAAGAACGTGTGGGTATAGGTGTCCTGGGCGTCGACAACAAAACCCGGGTGGGCATTGCATCGCCGATGGAGAGACACACGATGACAAACCTGTCGAATGGCGTGCCCTTGCTGCTAAGCACCCCCACCATGGCCACGCTGGCGGAACTGGCCTACATCCACTTCAGGCCCATCCAAGTGTTTCTCTGGGACTCGTCACAGCTGGACACAGTGTACCGCAGCCTGTGGGCCTTGGTGGGCAACCTCATCCCCCTCGTTCTGCTCATCTACTTCAATGTCTGCCTGTGCCGCAAGATCTACCGCTCCTACAAGATGCGGCAAAAGTTCAAGCAGGAGCACCACAACCGGCAGGATAactccagtcacgtgatcacggtGACGCTTGTGGCTATTGTTCTCATGTTTCTTATTCTCGTCGCCCCTTCCGAGATTGTGATACACGCCGCACgcatcaccaacaccaacaacagctACACCTACATGACGGTCGAGGCCGTGATGAACTTTATGCAGGGCATTAACTTCTCCGTCAACTTCATCCTCTACTGTATTATTTCCCCTTACTTCAGGAAGACTCTCAAGTACATCTTCTGCTGCGGATGTTACAACATCTACCAGGTATCCAAACAATGGAAAAAGGAGTTTGAGACATCACTCATGTGACAAGTCGCTAGCATGCACAAGCGAGTTGTAATCAAGTGATAATGAAATGTAGAACATTTAATAAACAATCCCCTATtcccactgaaaaaaaaaatcagtgtcaTGGTTAAGTTTTGCTCCATATCAAACACTTTACAACTTTTGATCCGGAAGATATTTACTAACCAGTTAGAAGTGTTTGTGACAAATAATTccaatgttttaaatatacatttactgTTCCAAGTGAATCTTTAATGGTTTGTGTAATTAAGGGGTAAACTTATGAAGGAGTAACGATTCAATGATCTCCCCCTCCCTTTATATTTGTATCGTatgtagaaaaatgttttgatttttgatgtGCTTTGAGATTTCACTTAAATGTGCAAAAAAGGGGTAAACCATTTATCCCTGATACAGATGCTCAAAATCGTTTGTTAAATTCACAAAAGTATTACAGTCGAGATTGATGTTTGGTGACTTAGCAAGTCAAGACATTTGGAAGACTAAACTTTTAAGAGTCGAATATTTCTGTCGTGTATTTACTAAACTACGTTTCATTGGATTTTTCTACTCTCATGCGTGAAAGTTTGTAGGAAGAAAACTAAAGTACTGTGTCGTCTTCCGTGCAGATTCAGGAACACTGGAACATCGGAAGTGCCATTTCACGACATTCTGCACAGCACGACTGAATGACGGCaacaaaaataccaacaacaacaacaacaaagactgaCGACTGAAATGAGCCAATCGCCACAGACTATATCTACCCGAACTGCACGTGGAGTTACAAAACGGAAGTGGAGAGTTCGTGACGTATGAACTCGTGTGAACTCGCAGCGCACGTGAACAGTGCAAAAATGGCGTGTGATTGAGTGATCATCCCGCTTGATTACACCACTGATCTGCTACGTGAGTGTTTTGGGTGACAGATTGTCCTGAAGGTCTGTGTTATTTGATACATTTGcttaaaaaaagggggaagcAATTTCGTCACGGATCTTGTGGATGtgtgagttttttcccctcatgTGGTCCACATgccttgtgtgtttgttgttgtttttaattttaagacaaaACAACCACTCGAACTATCATGCCAATGCTCATTTTGAAAGACCGGGAGGTGTCAGGAAAGAAGTGTGGCCACAAAGACAGGATGGACTCACTTTGTTGGGTTCGAGTTACCTGTCTTCAGAAATGTTGGTGAATATACTAGTTTGTGATTGTACTGGTGTGAATGTGCGTGAGTGAAGTCAGTTCACAAAGATTCTCTCATCACACGGGTAAGGACAGAAGGGGAGACCATAAGCGCACTTGAATTACAAGTTTTATCCGAAAATCGAGACAAAAAAGACAGGCAGCCTGAGCAAGGTAGGCCAAACCTTCCATCGTTCCTCCTTGCTGCCATGAATGAAAAACTAGCCGCTAGCAAGCCGCTTGATTCCGTTAAGCCCTCGATAACAGTCTTCTTTCATCTGCTCATTTGAAGCTTTAATGTCCTTCTATTTATCTTACCGGAATGAAGTGTTATTTTTCAGAGGTACTTTCTTGTGAAAAAACTAGTTCAAATtcgatatttttaaaaagtttgtagaGTTTGGTTACAAGATTTCTAGCTTGGCAGTAGGCGTTGAAaggtaaacaaatttttttcatcaaagacACAATAAGTTTTCCTCCGTTTCAATAAAAAGCACTTGTATTgaattctttaaaactttttttttctttacgaAAACCAACTTTAAGAGTCAtgaatttttcaacaaaacttttttccgACACGAACTGTAAATCatgctgtaaaaataatttctagcAGAGAATGGATAAGTTAAATGTAATTCCTACTATAAAGACCTCAAGAAAGGAATATgcatatgaaataaataataatcttttacGGGTATTCATTCAATATTCACCTTAATGTACCGTTGTCCTTTCATAAGGGCGCCCAGACAAGTAGACATCATGCATTCAGACAATTGACAATTATTTAAGATAAATGTGCTCAATGATTGTGTTTGGTGGCCTAAACTGAACCACTTACATCTTAGAGTATGACAGCTATTTCATTATGTGTTACATTGTTGGACCTAACGATGTTGTTTGAGAGATGTGAGGGTGACAGTTGGCTTGCATGAAAAATACAGCAAGGTCTGGCATACCAAAGGTTCAGATCCTTCCctgccaacagaaaaaaaaatgtttaccgtCTCTGGAACCATGAACTTAGTCTTACAGCTTCAGTAGGATGACCAGATGCTGACACAGATTCAAAGAAACCAAAATGAGGCCCAGTGTCGGGCACTTGACACAACACGTTTTATAAtgcatgttttgttgtcttgtttgtt comes from the Pomacea canaliculata isolate SZHN2017 linkage group LG12, ASM307304v1, whole genome shotgun sequence genome and includes:
- the LOC112553148 gene encoding uncharacterized protein LOC112553148, whose translation is MVCLNLTENDNHTLGGERAQELFEEVSHVIYGFMLPAICVFGMVGNVLNLTILTRRKLQKSFRTLEQAANLCLISLAVSDLMFCIFAFPTMFLPKNDLYDSKGLLLTYRVYNTAVINVFIMISTWLTVAMSLERYLAICHPLRQDLYLTTRRIKIVIVLTYILSFVFNIPVLWRYEVQEVCPQVLAAKARVQMNTALQASSSYGVNEERVGIGVLGVDNKTRVGIASPMERHTMTNLSNGVPLLLSTPTMATLAELAYIHFRPIQVFLWDSSQLDTVYRSLWALVGNLIPLVLLIYFNVCLCRKIYRSYKMRQKFKQEHHNRQDNSSHVITVTLVAIVLMFLILVAPSEIVIHAARITNTNNSYTYMTVEAVMNFMQGINFSVNFILYCIISPYFRKTLKYIFCCGCYNIYQIQEHWNIGSAISRHSAQHD